The following coding sequences lie in one uncultured Mailhella sp. genomic window:
- a CDS encoding OsmC family protein, translating into MANMKAKYLGDLRVECTHLASGTTIVTDAPVDNQGKGEAFSPTDLCSTALAACAMTIIGIYAKQHDVDVTGTEISITKVMSANPRRIGKIEVVFDMPDREYTDRQKAAIEHCAHSCPVHLSLHPDVEQEFVFRWKH; encoded by the coding sequence ATGGCCAACATGAAAGCCAAATATCTCGGCGACCTGCGCGTCGAATGCACGCATCTTGCCAGCGGAACCACCATCGTCACCGACGCCCCCGTGGACAATCAGGGCAAGGGCGAGGCCTTTTCCCCCACCGATCTGTGCTCCACGGCTCTGGCCGCCTGCGCCATGACCATCATCGGCATTTACGCCAAACAGCACGACGTGGACGTGACCGGCACGGAAATTTCCATCACCAAGGTCATGAGCGCCAATCCCCGCCGCATCGGCAAAATAGAAGTCGTGTTCGACATGCCCGACCGTGAATACACCGATCGCCAGAAGGCCGCCATCGAGCACTGCGCGCACAGCTGCCCCGTGCATCTGAGCCTGCATCCTGACGTGGAACAGGAATTCGTTTTCCGCTGGAAGCACTGA
- a CDS encoding GIY-YIG nuclease family protein, with protein MRTWSVYLLRCADGTLYCGASVDVARRVAMHNGLLAGGAKYTRGRRPVTLLACTGGMTRQEALCLERTVKRLPRARKQDALLGACSSENRT; from the coding sequence GTGAGAACCTGGAGCGTGTACCTTCTGCGCTGCGCCGACGGCACGCTGTACTGCGGCGCGAGCGTGGACGTGGCGCGCCGCGTGGCCATGCACAACGGTCTCCTTGCCGGAGGGGCGAAGTACACCCGGGGGCGTCGGCCGGTGACGCTGCTGGCCTGCACAGGCGGCATGACGCGGCAGGAGGCGCTTTGCCTTGAGCGAACGGTGAAACGGCTGCCCCGGGCGCGGAAGCAGGACGCGCTGCTTGGAGCCTGTTCTTCGGAGAACAGGACGTGA
- a CDS encoding universal stress protein: MSVFSNIVCCISLSENPDDVAQYVNDITRQNEAKLILVHVTADNEAILRRTGSKNMVEKLIEESRKANEEAFTEYVSKHFAGLDTTIVLTEGKVEEELLKVIDKYCADLIVIGSMSTKGLFGSLFNKPSESIIGKTRIPVMVIPNDLSLECTPEF, encoded by the coding sequence ATGTCTGTTTTTTCTAATATTGTCTGCTGCATCAGCCTTTCCGAAAACCCTGACGACGTGGCGCAGTACGTCAACGACATCACCCGTCAGAACGAAGCCAAGCTGATTCTCGTTCACGTGACCGCCGACAACGAAGCCATTCTGCGTCGCACCGGAAGCAAGAACATGGTGGAAAAGCTCATCGAAGAAAGCCGCAAGGCCAACGAAGAGGCGTTCACCGAGTATGTGAGCAAGCACTTCGCCGGTCTCGACACCACCATCGTGCTGACCGAAGGCAAGGTGGAAGAGGAACTGCTCAAGGTCATCGACAAGTACTGCGCCGATCTCATTGTCATCGGCAGCATGTCCACCAAGGGCCTGTTCGGTTCTCTGTTCAACAAGCCTTCCGAAAGCATCATCGGCAAGACCCGCATTCCCGTCATGGTGATCCCCAACGATCTCAGCCTGGAATGCACGCCTGAATTCTAA
- the crcB gene encoding fluoride efflux transporter CrcB, with product MSQFARQVTAVLFGGALGAVCRVEAGRAVMSVVGGVFPLGILCVNMLGSFLLGLLMGAASRTKHGYPTATAFLATGFFGGFTTFSSFALDTVTLWGAGHAAFAVLNVGLNAALCIVLAGLGWTIAAPRRENKA from the coding sequence ATGTCGCAGTTTGCAAGACAGGTGACGGCGGTGCTGTTCGGCGGCGCGCTCGGCGCAGTGTGCCGCGTGGAGGCGGGCAGAGCCGTCATGAGCGTTGTGGGCGGAGTTTTTCCTCTGGGCATACTTTGCGTCAACATGCTGGGTTCGTTTCTGTTGGGGCTGCTCATGGGCGCGGCCTCGCGGACGAAGCACGGCTATCCCACGGCAACGGCCTTTCTGGCCACCGGATTTTTCGGCGGGTTCACCACGTTTTCTTCGTTTGCCCTTGATACGGTCACGCTCTGGGGAGCGGGGCACGCCGCGTTTGCCGTGCTCAACGTGGGTCTGAACGCCGCGCTCTGCATCGTGCTTGCGGGCCTCGGCTGGACGATTGCCGCGCCCCGGAGGGAGAACAAGGCGTGA
- a CDS encoding ammonium transporter, with amino-acid sequence MYTVDSGDTAFILLCTALVCLMTPGLAFFYGGLVRRKNVLTIMMQSFISMGVIAVIWIFGGFSLAFGPDVGGVIGDITYHFALDKVGAAPSSDYATTVPFLLFFAYQLMFAIITPALITGAFAGRFNFRGYLQFLVLWMIFVYIPACHWIWGGGFLAGLGVVDFAGGIVVHVNAGFAALATVFFLGRRDDVAPGSHPEPNNLPLVAVGAGLLWFGWFGFNAGGAYAGDGLAAYAFTNTTIAGSIAMLVWMFLDWHGAKRPSFSGVLVGAVAGLATITPCAGYVSPWAAIIIGAAGAVVCYYAKCVQARLHFDDALEVWRAHGMGGLTGSLLVGVFASTAINTVHAGVEQFFLQLLGIVVVAAWSFGATWVILKVISHFGPIRVSYEQELEGLDEALHGESAYRL; translated from the coding sequence ATGTACACAGTCGATTCGGGAGATACCGCGTTCATTCTGCTCTGTACGGCGCTGGTCTGCCTCATGACTCCGGGTCTCGCCTTCTTCTACGGCGGACTCGTGCGGCGCAAGAACGTGCTCACCATCATGATGCAGAGTTTCATTTCCATGGGCGTCATCGCCGTCATCTGGATCTTCGGCGGCTTCAGTCTGGCCTTCGGACCGGACGTCGGCGGCGTCATCGGCGACATCACCTATCACTTTGCTCTGGACAAGGTGGGAGCCGCGCCGAGCTCCGACTACGCCACCACGGTTCCCTTCCTGCTGTTCTTCGCCTATCAGCTCATGTTCGCCATCATCACGCCCGCGCTCATCACGGGCGCCTTTGCCGGACGATTCAATTTTCGCGGCTACCTGCAGTTTCTCGTGCTGTGGATGATCTTCGTCTATATTCCGGCCTGTCACTGGATCTGGGGCGGCGGATTCCTGGCCGGACTCGGCGTGGTGGACTTTGCCGGCGGCATAGTGGTGCATGTGAACGCCGGTTTTGCGGCGCTCGCCACCGTGTTCTTTCTCGGTCGCCGCGACGACGTGGCTCCGGGGTCGCATCCCGAGCCCAACAATCTGCCGCTCGTGGCCGTGGGCGCGGGTCTGCTGTGGTTCGGCTGGTTCGGCTTCAATGCGGGCGGAGCCTACGCCGGCGACGGACTCGCCGCCTACGCCTTCACCAACACCACCATAGCCGGTTCCATCGCCATGCTGGTGTGGATGTTCCTCGACTGGCACGGCGCGAAGCGTCCTTCCTTCTCCGGCGTGCTGGTGGGCGCGGTGGCCGGCCTTGCCACCATCACCCCCTGCGCGGGCTACGTGTCCCCGTGGGCGGCCATCATCATCGGCGCGGCCGGAGCCGTGGTGTGCTACTACGCCAAGTGCGTGCAGGCCAGACTGCATTTCGACGACGCGCTGGAAGTCTGGCGCGCCCACGGCATGGGCGGTCTCACCGGATCGCTCCTTGTCGGCGTGTTTGCGTCCACGGCCATCAACACCGTGCATGCAGGCGTGGAACAGTTCTTCCTCCAGCTTCTGGGCATCGTGGTTGTGGCCGCATGGTCGTTCGGCGCGACCTGGGTCATCCTCAAGGTCATCAGCCATTTCGGCCCCATCCGCGTGAGCTACGAGCAGGAACTTGAAGGTCTCGACGAGGCCCTGCACGGCGAATCGGCCTACCGGCTTTGA
- a CDS encoding translocation protein TolB produces MVDIYGPGQNQIKLSMASPLTAPGQRATALGSELNDAIVADLNFLPFMQLIPSSAVLGGTVLTAWQGADVDFRRFQIAGADLLVTAHWPSGDRENSTVELRVFETYSGKFVFGNAYSGVTHAEVPNVADRFCDDLMAALTGARGFFSSSLAFVKGNGKKRDVWVVRATGRDLRQVTNIPGSAMSPSWSPDGRYVVFSHLDDSTHALGVWDRLNNTVKRVRFPGNTVIGPCFLPDNRVAVSLSTGHYPDIFLLNRQFKRERPLEQSAAINVSPSFDASGTKMAFTSSRLGSPQVFLKDFSTGSVTRVSMDGSYNSEPCISPDGTLIAYTKATPSGFRIFVHDMMTGSDQQISFGPGRDEQPAFAPDSYFVAFTSTRSGTSQIYLTTRHGGEAKHVPTGPGNASFPSWGK; encoded by the coding sequence ATGGTGGACATCTACGGCCCCGGTCAGAATCAGATCAAGCTGTCCATGGCGTCTCCGCTTACCGCTCCCGGTCAGCGCGCCACGGCGCTGGGCTCGGAACTGAACGACGCCATTGTGGCCGACCTCAATTTTCTGCCGTTCATGCAGCTCATTCCTTCCTCGGCCGTGCTCGGCGGCACGGTGCTCACCGCCTGGCAGGGAGCCGACGTGGATTTCCGCCGCTTTCAGATTGCTGGCGCCGATCTTCTGGTCACGGCGCACTGGCCTTCCGGCGACAGGGAAAATTCCACTGTGGAACTGCGCGTATTTGAAACCTATTCGGGCAAATTCGTGTTCGGCAACGCCTATTCCGGCGTGACCCACGCCGAAGTGCCCAACGTGGCCGACCGCTTCTGCGACGACCTCATGGCCGCCCTCACCGGCGCGCGCGGCTTCTTCAGCAGCTCCCTCGCCTTCGTGAAGGGCAACGGCAAAAAGCGCGACGTGTGGGTGGTGCGCGCCACCGGCCGCGATCTGCGTCAGGTCACCAACATTCCCGGCTCCGCCATGTCTCCTTCGTGGTCGCCCGATGGCCGCTACGTGGTCTTCAGTCATCTCGACGACAGCACCCACGCCCTCGGCGTGTGGGATCGCCTGAACAACACGGTCAAGCGCGTGCGCTTCCCTGGCAATACCGTCATCGGTCCCTGCTTTTTGCCGGACAACCGCGTGGCCGTGAGCCTTTCCACCGGTCATTATCCCGACATCTTCCTGCTGAACCGTCAGTTCAAGCGCGAGCGTCCGCTGGAACAGAGCGCGGCCATCAACGTGTCGCCTTCCTTCGACGCCTCCGGCACCAAGATGGCGTTCACCTCCAGCCGTCTCGGCAGCCCGCAGGTCTTCCTGAAGGACTTCTCCACCGGATCCGTGACCCGCGTGAGCATGGACGGCTCCTACAACTCCGAGCCCTGCATCAGCCCCGACGGCACGCTCATCGCCTACACCAAGGCCACGCCTTCGGGCTTCCGCATCTTTGTTCATGACATGATGACAGGTTCGGATCAGCAGATTTCCTTCGGGCCCGGCAGAGACGAACAGCCCGCCTTCGCCCCCGACAGCTATTTTGTGGCGTTTACTTCCACCAGAAGCGGCACTTCCCAGATTTATCTGACCACCCGCCACGGCGGCGAGGCCAAGCATGTGCCTACGGGACCGGGCAATGCCTCGTTCCCGAGCTGGGGAAAGTAA
- the crcB gene encoding fluoride efflux transporter CrcB produces the protein MDAVLFVAAGGALGALCRYFTGMAAAAVFGPFFPVGTLIVNIVGCFVIGSVYASQPSGLLGEFILQGFCGALTTFSTFSLDSFRLFQQGCALRAAANVLLNMVLGLGAAALGLSLFSVA, from the coding sequence ATGGATGCAGTTCTCTTTGTTGCGGCGGGCGGCGCGCTCGGCGCGTTGTGCCGCTATTTCACGGGCATGGCGGCAGCGGCCGTGTTCGGGCCCTTCTTTCCCGTGGGCACGCTCATCGTCAATATCGTCGGCTGCTTCGTCATCGGCAGCGTGTACGCTTCCCAGCCTTCCGGGCTGCTCGGGGAATTCATTCTTCAGGGCTTCTGCGGCGCGCTCACCACGTTTTCCACCTTTTCTCTGGACAGTTTCCGGCTTTTTCAGCAGGGCTGTGCGCTCAGAGCTGCCGCCAACGTGCTTTTGAACATGGTGCTCGGGCTCGGAGCCGCGGCGCTCGGTCTGTCGCTCTTCAGCGTGGCGTAG
- the pal gene encoding peptidoglycan-associated lipoprotein Pal: MKSLKSFGLVMVLALALGMGAGCAKKNAEVENVEPAPVASSSSALDAAAQQITDGVVYFDFDKYDIKAEYRDMLQQKAELMKQYPSIRVRIEGNCDERGTQEYNLALGERRARAAYEYMIRLGVPADQLDIISYGKERPAVEGTGEAVWAKNRRDEFNVIAR; the protein is encoded by the coding sequence ATGAAGTCTCTGAAGTCTTTTGGCCTGGTTATGGTTCTCGCTCTGGCTCTCGGCATGGGCGCCGGCTGCGCTAAGAAGAACGCTGAAGTGGAAAACGTGGAACCCGCTCCCGTGGCTTCCTCTTCTTCCGCCCTTGACGCTGCTGCTCAGCAGATCACCGACGGTGTCGTGTACTTCGATTTCGACAAGTATGACATCAAGGCTGAATATCGCGACATGCTGCAGCAGAAGGCTGAACTCATGAAGCAGTATCCTTCCATCCGCGTGCGCATTGAAGGCAACTGCGACGAACGCGGCACCCAGGAATACAACCTCGCCCTCGGCGAACGTCGTGCCCGCGCTGCCTATGAATACATGATCCGCCTCGGCGTGCCTGCCGACCAGCTCGACATCATCTCCTACGGCAAGGAACGTCCCGCCGTTGAAGGTACCGGTGAAGCTGTGTGGGCCAAGAACCGTCGTGACGAATTCAACGTCATCGCCCGCTAG